A genomic region of Zea mays cultivar B73 chromosome 6, Zm-B73-REFERENCE-NAM-5.0, whole genome shotgun sequence contains the following coding sequences:
- the LOC100284383 gene encoding 3Fe-4S ferredoxin isoform X1 codes for MVGFFGASAASDHCRLLTTNGSVHHELIRRHHGRPRSAIRCCSSTARGRTRDYYYQVLGIAIQSTPQQIKEAYRKLQKQHHPDIAGYKGHDYTLLLNEAYKVLMRDVSSSRHADGRGRSRVGSGAGYTGDGYSSWEGPVRSQALFVDENKCIGCRECVHHAARTFAMDDVLGSAHVEVQFGDLEQQIQLAVESCPVDCIHWVESHDLPVLEFLSRPQPKEGHGVFGGGWERPGNVFAAAKNFARRLEREKQREELERDQPSGGLDGREAETEAQAEARRSAWEELRWKPLLDAWNGLIGGR; via the exons ATGGTAGGGTTCTTCGGCGCCTCTGCTGCATCTGATCACTGTCGTTTGCTGACAACAAATGGATCAGTTCACCATGAACTGATTAGACGACACCATGGCAGACCAAGAAGTGCGATCAGGTGCTGCAGCAGCACGGCAAGGGGAAGGACCAGGGACTATTACTACCAGGTGCTGGGCATCGCAATTCAATCCACACCTCAGCAGATCAAGGAGGCTTACAGGAAACTCCAGAAGCAACACCATCCAGACATCGCCGGCTACAAG GGCCACGACTACACGCTGCTGCTGAACGAGGCGTACAAGGTTCTGATGCGGGATGTTTCCAGTTCCAGGCACGCCGATGGAAGGGGCAGGAGTAGGGTGGGGTCAGGAGCCGGTTACACCGGGGACGGATACAGTTCTTGGGAAGGGCCCGTGAGAAGCCAAGCTCTCTTCGTGGACGAGAACAAGTGCATAGGATGCCGGGAGTGCGTGCACCATGCCGCTAGGACGTTCGCCATGGACGACGTTCTCGGCAGCGCGCACGTGGAGGTCCAGTTCGGCGACCTGGAGCAGCAGATTCAG CTGGCTGTGGAGTCCTGCCCCGTGGACTGCATCCACTGGGTCGAGAGCCACGACCTGCCCGTGCTGGAGTTCCTGTCCCGGCCGCAGCCGAAGGAAGGCCACGGCGTATTCGGCGGCGGGTGGGAGCGCCCCGGGAACGTGTTTGCGGCGGCGAAGAACTTCGCCAGGAGACTGGAGAGGGAGAAGCAGCGGGAGGAGCTGGAACGGGATCAGCCCTCCGGGGGCCTCGACG GCCGCGAGGCGGAGACGGAGGCGCAGGCCGAGGCGAGGCGCAGCGCGTGGGAGGAGCTCAGGTGGAAGCCCCTGCTTGATGCTTGGAATGGGCTGATAGGTGGTCGTTGA
- the LOC100284383 gene encoding 3Fe-4S ferredoxin, translated as MVGFFGASAASDHCRLLTTNGSVHHELIRRHHGRPRSAIRCCSSTARGRTRDYYYQVLGIAIQSTPQQIKEAYRKLQKQHHPDIAGYKGHDYTLLLNEAYKVLMRDVSSSRHADGRGRSRVGSGAGYTGDGYSSWEGPVRSQALFVDENKCIGCRECVHHAARTFAMDDVLGSAHVEVQFGDLEQQIQLAVESCPVDCIHWVESHDLPVLEFLSRPQPKEGHGVFGGGWERPGNVFAAAKNFARRLEREKQREELERDQPSGGLDGDAGREAETEAQAEARRSAWEELRWKPLLDAWNGLIGGR; from the exons ATGGTAGGGTTCTTCGGCGCCTCTGCTGCATCTGATCACTGTCGTTTGCTGACAACAAATGGATCAGTTCACCATGAACTGATTAGACGACACCATGGCAGACCAAGAAGTGCGATCAGGTGCTGCAGCAGCACGGCAAGGGGAAGGACCAGGGACTATTACTACCAGGTGCTGGGCATCGCAATTCAATCCACACCTCAGCAGATCAAGGAGGCTTACAGGAAACTCCAGAAGCAACACCATCCAGACATCGCCGGCTACAAG GGCCACGACTACACGCTGCTGCTGAACGAGGCGTACAAGGTTCTGATGCGGGATGTTTCCAGTTCCAGGCACGCCGATGGAAGGGGCAGGAGTAGGGTGGGGTCAGGAGCCGGTTACACCGGGGACGGATACAGTTCTTGGGAAGGGCCCGTGAGAAGCCAAGCTCTCTTCGTGGACGAGAACAAGTGCATAGGATGCCGGGAGTGCGTGCACCATGCCGCTAGGACGTTCGCCATGGACGACGTTCTCGGCAGCGCGCACGTGGAGGTCCAGTTCGGCGACCTGGAGCAGCAGATTCAG CTGGCTGTGGAGTCCTGCCCCGTGGACTGCATCCACTGGGTCGAGAGCCACGACCTGCCCGTGCTGGAGTTCCTGTCCCGGCCGCAGCCGAAGGAAGGCCACGGCGTATTCGGCGGCGGGTGGGAGCGCCCCGGGAACGTGTTTGCGGCGGCGAAGAACTTCGCCAGGAGACTGGAGAGGGAGAAGCAGCGGGAGGAGCTGGAACGGGATCAGCCCTCCGGGGGCCTCGACG GGGACGCAGGCCGCGAGGCGGAGACGGAGGCGCAGGCCGAGGCGAGGCGCAGCGCGTGGGAGGAGCTCAGGTGGAAGCCCCTGCTTGATGCTTGGAATGGGCTGATAGGTGGTCGTTGA